The sequence below is a genomic window from Hippocampus zosterae strain Florida chromosome 7, ASM2543408v3, whole genome shotgun sequence.
AACATTCGCAACACGTTCCAATGAAGCATAATGAACGAGTTTCCTCACAAATGAGAACCaaccccccactttttttttctttttttttttttatttgactgtgATGGTCAACTGCAGTCGTCACACGCATCAGCAGAGAAATGCGGACGTAGAAATTGAAAGACCGCAAAGGTCGTTACAATTCAGTTTTGAATGGTATGTTGGCTTGCTTCATTTTCTTCTCGTAGTCCTCGTCAAATGCCGCCGACTGCTCTGGCGTGAAGTGATTTTTCCAGTCACCAACTACTCCTGTTGGGAACAGAACAAAACCGAATGTTCGTGAACATCAATTGAAGCGTGCGTAGTTGCATGATGGTGGTGTCATCGCGACTGAATGACCTTTTCTCATGAATTTGGAGATGGATTGATTGTAAATCTCTGACGGAAAGGAGCTGAAGTTGGCCATTGGGTTCTCCTTCATGTTTTTGAAGGTCGTCAGCTCCACGATGCGGCTGATGACGTCATCGGAGAGGGACAAGTCCAGGTACTTCATGATGCGCTCCACTTCGCGCCGAggattctgggtgagggaaccaaaggagaaaaaaacgaGTCTGTTCTACACCAAGAAGTATACTTACCAAAAGCCACGCAGAAGCGCTGCATTAAAATGCACAATTCTCCTCGCGAACAGAGAAGTACCAGCGGCAAATGACTCGACAGAGGTTTGACCTCACTACCTCTTTCATGTCTTCATAGAAGAGGTAAAGGATGTCCCTCTTTTCCCGTTCCTCCCAGTAACCTTTCACGTGATCGTACCAGGAGCCCCACGGCACTGCAGAGACAACGTTCAGGACGTCAGTGACCTGCTTGAATCGTCCTGATGTCTTTACTTACACTGTCCGTGCATGAACTTGTGGACGAAACTCTCCCAGGACCCAGGCTCGGGACTGGACAAATTCATTTGTTGGAAGTAGTAGAAGCTAACCGCCGTGTCCTTAGCGTTGCGGGCAACGTAGATGGTCTTTAAAACACACGTCACGTTATCGGATGAGGGGCGGTTTGGAGTTGCCACCTGTGCAGGCGCTCGGCCTTTGTCGACTcactttgcactttttttcccaaaagccgaccGGAACAATCTGGATTGGCAGGTGCGTCTTGATGACTCTTGGGGGAACCAATTCCTTCAGGTGAAGGAGACCTGATGATTTGCGGCAAATCGATCAGTTAGCGCTGCCTTAATGTACGAGTTGAATTTTCTCGGTGAGCAAGATCGTAGCTCGTGTCACTCATTTGTCGTGTTGTGTGTGCGGCCCTGTGAGTGATCTCAAGAGCTCAAGTCAGGTTGAGCCATCTTGGCTGTTCAATCTACCTGTTGCTTTTGACCTCCTGTATGGCTCCTTGCAAGAGTTCTTATTTTGCATTGGAGCTTTTACCTCTTCACCTCTTTATGTGGCAGAACAGGATTACAGATAAAAAATATCAGACAGGCCCAACTTTTTCCTGTTGTCATCATCCCTTTTTAATTcaaacctcttttttttaagacattcCGCCATCTGtggttctatttttttcaaactgtgtACCCCACTCACtggacatttcatttggaaaacctcTACAATGTAGCGGGACCCACTTTAAAGTCCACGCACCTGATTTTGGCCGCACGCGCTCGCTAGCCTCGAGGAAAGCAGTTCGGACGGTGAT
It includes:
- the LOC127604796 gene encoding sulfotransferase 1 family member D1-like — its product is MSEKQTVTPRPLLVPVQGILLPDHIAKDIDAVLAFCPHPSDILIAAYPKSGSTWTTEIVDQLLHNGDVESCRRAPITVRTAFLEASERVRPKSGLLHLKELVPPRVIKTHLPIQIVPVGFWEKKCKTIYVARNAKDTAVSFYYFQQMNLSSPEPGSWESFVHKFMHGQLPWGSWYDHVKGYWEEREKRDILYLFYEDMKENPRREVERIMKYLDLSLSDDVISRIVELTTFKNMKENPMANFSSFPSEIYNQSISKFMRKGVVGDWKNHFTPEQSAAFDEDYEKKMKQANIPFKTEL